In Zunongwangia profunda SM-A87, the following proteins share a genomic window:
- a CDS encoding DUF4249 domain-containing protein, which produces MKSLISTYPLLYIFILLLMFSTSSCEDVVDVNLEQGEPRLVVDAEILWLSGATGENQTIYLSRLTDYYNTEVTRVSGATVTIKNENNKIFYFTETETPGSYTCTNFDPEIGGNYTLNVIVDGEVYTATESLIASPEVTRIEQYEDGGFLGEDKEVRFYYNDPEEETNFYLADFQSDVLNFLEYDLSSDDFFNGNEMYQNFSHEDLEPGSEIDITFRAISEQFHDYMELILESAVANPFGTPPANIRGNLVNETNPENFAFGYFRLSQGIRFRYTIQ; this is translated from the coding sequence ATGAAATCTCTAATATCAACATATCCCCTACTTTATATTTTTATACTGCTGTTAATGTTTAGCACTTCTTCCTGCGAAGACGTTGTTGATGTGAATCTGGAACAAGGAGAGCCCAGACTGGTGGTAGATGCAGAAATTCTTTGGCTTTCGGGTGCTACTGGAGAAAATCAAACCATCTATCTTTCCAGACTAACCGATTATTACAATACTGAGGTCACTCGTGTTTCCGGAGCAACTGTAACCATTAAAAATGAAAATAATAAAATTTTCTATTTTACCGAAACCGAAACTCCAGGAAGCTACACCTGTACGAACTTTGATCCTGAAATAGGCGGCAATTATACCTTAAATGTTATTGTAGACGGAGAAGTGTATACAGCTACAGAAAGCTTAATCGCCTCTCCTGAAGTTACCCGAATCGAACAATATGAAGATGGCGGTTTTTTAGGAGAGGATAAGGAGGTTAGGTTTTATTATAATGATCCTGAAGAAGAAACCAATTTTTACCTGGCCGACTTTCAAAGCGATGTGCTTAATTTTCTGGAATATGATCTTTCCAGTGATGATTTTTTTAACGGCAATGAAATGTACCAAAATTTCTCTCATGAGGATCTGGAGCCCGGCAGTGAAATAGATATTACTTTTCGTGCAATTTCAGAGCAGTTTCATGATTATATGGAACTTATCCTGGAAAGCGCGGTGGCCAATCCGTTTGGCACTCCACCTGCAAACATTCGTGGTAATCTTGTAAACGAAACGAATCCTGAGAATTTTGCTTTTGGTTACTTCAGGTTATCACAGGGAATACGTTTTAGATATACCATACAATAG
- a CDS encoding Lrp/AsnC family transcriptional regulator, translated as MENLDEVDLKLLKILHNNSNFTVKELAKQVNLSASPVFERLKRLEKNGYIKKYIAILDAEKLHQGFIVFCNIKLKKHDRTIGNQFVADIMEIDEVVECYNTSGDFDFLLKVYARNMKHYQDFVFNKLGGVKSIGSTHSTFVMTEIKNTYGIGII; from the coding sequence ATGGAAAACTTAGATGAGGTTGATCTTAAACTTTTAAAAATACTTCACAATAATTCCAATTTTACCGTAAAAGAGTTGGCAAAGCAAGTAAACTTATCTGCTTCTCCGGTTTTTGAACGATTAAAAAGACTGGAGAAAAATGGGTATATAAAAAAGTATATTGCCATTTTGGATGCAGAAAAGCTGCATCAGGGATTTATTGTTTTTTGTAATATCAAGCTAAAAAAACATGATAGGACTATCGGCAATCAATTTGTGGCCGATATTATGGAGATCGATGAGGTTGTGGAATGTTATAACACTTCTGGAGATTTTGATTTTTTACTGAAAGTGTATGCCAGAAATATGAAGCATTACCAGGATTTTGTATTTAATAAACTTGGCGGAGTAAAAAGTATTGGCAGTACGCACAGTACTTTTGTAATGACTGAAATTAAAAATACGTACGGGATAGGAATTATTTAG
- a CDS encoding 5-methyltetrahydropteroyltriglutamate--homocysteine S-methyltransferase — translation MCIHSTIQNKTDIVGSFLRPDRLKKAREQFAKKEITAEELKKVEDEEIINLVENQKKAGLTALSDGEFRQSYGHLDFFWGFDGIEHFLKDQGYLFQGEETRKDSARLSGKLKFNPDHPVFESFSFLKKHCGKDHIARQSIPAPAQLYAELVRGDNEDYVNKFYPERQALFQDIAAAYHQTILKLYDLGCRDLKIDDCTWAMLCDANFWKTMAGEGYNRDELKETYLKLNNLALENLPEDLRLSTHVCRGNYHSTWAASGGYEPIADTLFAKENVENFYLEFDDERSGDFKPLRFVPKDKKVVLGLLTSKNATLENKEVIINRIKEAAEYVDLERLSLSPQCGFASTEEGNILTEEDQWKKIKLIKEISQEVWA, via the coding sequence ATGTGTATTCACTCAACTATCCAAAACAAAACTGATATCGTAGGTAGTTTTTTACGTCCCGACCGCTTAAAGAAAGCCAGGGAACAATTCGCTAAAAAAGAGATTACGGCAGAGGAGCTAAAAAAGGTCGAAGACGAAGAAATTATCAACCTAGTCGAAAATCAAAAAAAAGCAGGACTTACAGCTTTATCTGATGGAGAATTTAGGCAAAGTTACGGGCATCTCGATTTCTTCTGGGGATTTGACGGTATTGAGCATTTTTTAAAAGATCAGGGCTACTTATTTCAGGGAGAAGAAACCAGAAAAGACTCTGCAAGATTATCGGGAAAATTAAAATTTAATCCTGATCATCCTGTATTTGAAAGTTTTTCATTCCTAAAAAAGCACTGTGGTAAAGATCATATCGCCAGGCAAAGCATTCCCGCCCCTGCACAGTTATATGCAGAACTGGTTAGAGGTGATAATGAAGATTATGTAAACAAATTTTATCCAGAAAGGCAAGCATTATTTCAAGATATCGCAGCAGCTTATCATCAAACTATTTTAAAATTATATGATTTGGGATGTCGCGATCTAAAGATTGATGACTGTACCTGGGCTATGCTATGTGATGCCAATTTCTGGAAAACTATGGCCGGTGAAGGTTATAACCGTGATGAGCTTAAAGAAACTTATCTCAAGTTAAACAATCTGGCCCTGGAGAATTTACCAGAAGATCTTCGATTATCAACCCATGTTTGCAGAGGAAATTATCATTCTACCTGGGCGGCTTCAGGTGGATACGAGCCGATAGCTGATACGCTTTTTGCAAAAGAAAACGTAGAAAACTTTTACCTGGAATTTGACGATGAACGTTCTGGAGATTTTAAGCCTTTAAGATTTGTCCCGAAGGATAAAAAAGTTGTTTTAGGATTACTTACCAGTAAAAATGCAACTTTAGAGAATAAGGAAGTAATTATAAATCGAATAAAAGAAGCGGCAGAATATGTAGATTTAGAGCGTTTAAGTTTGAGTCCGCAATGCGGTTTTGCTTCCACTGAAGAAGGAAATATCCTAACAGAGGAAGATCAATGGAAAAAAATAAAATTAATTAAAGAAATCTCTCAGGAAGTCTGGGCATAA
- a CDS encoding nitroreductase family protein: MSLIDDLKWRYATKKMNGTKVPQEKIDYILEATRLSPSSSGLQPYKVLVISDKALLEKIKDIAWNQNQVIDCSHLLVFVAWDKYTNERVSEVFNYTMDQRGLPHSNMDDYKANILSIYEPLGQEWHAHHASKQSYIAFAMAIAAAAEQKVDTTPMEGFLNEKLDELLQLEGTGYKSTLLLPLGYREDENDWLVNMKKVRTPKEDFITEVSLEDLK, translated from the coding sequence ATGAGCTTAATTGACGATTTAAAATGGCGTTATGCCACTAAAAAAATGAACGGGACGAAAGTACCCCAGGAAAAAATAGACTACATTTTAGAAGCTACTCGATTATCACCTTCTTCATCAGGTTTGCAACCTTATAAAGTGTTGGTAATTTCAGATAAAGCCTTATTAGAAAAAATAAAAGACATCGCCTGGAATCAAAATCAGGTTATTGACTGTTCTCATCTTCTTGTTTTTGTTGCATGGGACAAATATACCAACGAGCGTGTTTCTGAAGTTTTTAACTACACCATGGATCAGCGTGGGCTACCGCACAGCAATATGGACGATTACAAAGCTAACATTCTTAGCATTTATGAACCTCTAGGCCAGGAATGGCATGCACATCATGCTTCTAAGCAAAGTTATATTGCTTTTGCCATGGCCATTGCCGCAGCAGCCGAACAAAAAGTAGATACCACACCTATGGAAGGTTTCCTTAATGAGAAGCTGGATGAACTCTTACAACTAGAAGGCACAGGATATAAAAGTACCTTGCTATTACCATTAGGTTATCGTGAAGATGAAAATGACTGGTTAGTAAACATGAAAAAAGTAAGAACTCCTAAAGAGGATTTTATTACTGAAGTTAGCTTAGAAGACCTGAAATAA
- a CDS encoding TlpA family protein disulfide reductase codes for MNIISGFKGNEQIIIADLNNNKDFSDDHIFEFSKEEKKLIKNKDSVVEYKYNSKGSISNQVFKRDIKIYPDPNSFYAQFLKDSLNKSLATSFELMDLRKGQLKIDTSIYDVAMQGYVKNRVSISVKPISVLFSDQDTGFNENFYYSVGDTLLLANDFYKIDSVSNNLSKLHFSLIKNIDEYRGKRLGVKIKNYNLTSLTNHTTTIKEFSANKNFILLDFWGTWCVPCLKSLPNLKKLHQDNEDVAVISIALDESIDVVKDFSIKNNMDWNHAYVDSNNRKGIITDLRIKEYPTFILLDNNLKILYRGSSEVALKNIEKMLISNSSSKTLNH; via the coding sequence TTGAATATTATTTCAGGTTTTAAAGGAAATGAACAAATAATTATCGCAGATTTAAATAACAATAAAGATTTTAGCGATGATCATATCTTCGAATTTTCTAAAGAGGAAAAAAAATTGATAAAAAATAAAGACTCGGTAGTTGAATATAAATATAATTCAAAAGGTTCAATATCAAATCAGGTATTTAAAAGGGATATTAAAATATATCCGGATCCAAATAGTTTTTATGCTCAATTTCTTAAAGATTCTTTAAACAAATCGTTAGCTACTTCGTTTGAGCTTATGGATTTAAGGAAAGGCCAATTAAAAATTGATACCTCAATTTATGATGTTGCTATGCAAGGATATGTTAAAAATAGGGTGTCAATTTCTGTGAAACCCATAAGCGTATTATTTTCAGATCAAGATACTGGTTTTAATGAAAATTTTTATTATTCAGTAGGGGATACGTTATTATTAGCAAATGATTTTTACAAAATCGATTCTGTCAGTAATAATCTTTCAAAATTACATTTTAGTTTAATAAAAAATATTGATGAGTATCGGGGTAAAAGATTAGGAGTAAAAATCAAAAATTACAATCTTACATCTTTAACAAATCATACTACTACCATTAAAGAATTTTCAGCTAATAAAAATTTCATCTTACTAGACTTCTGGGGCACTTGGTGTGTGCCATGTTTAAAATCATTACCTAATCTAAAAAAACTTCATCAGGATAATGAGGACGTTGCAGTCATTAGTATTGCATTGGATGAATCTATAGATGTTGTTAAGGATTTTTCCATAAAAAATAACATGGATTGGAATCATGCTTACGTTGACAGCAACAATAGGAAAGGTATAATAACGGATTTGAGGATAAAAGAATACCCAACATTTATTTTACTTGATAACAATCTCAAAATTCTGTACAGAGGTTCAAGTGAAGTTGCGTTAAAGAATATAGAAAAAATGTTGATAAGTAATAGTAGTTCTAAGACCTTAAATCATTAA
- a CDS encoding L-rhamnose mutarotase, translating to MKLNRLCYACDLINDAGLIEEYETYHQKIWPEIEKSILEAGIADMEIYRCGNRLFMITETSADFDPEVKKQMDLDNPKVQEWENLMWNYQQAIPFAHEGEKWIPMKRIFKL from the coding sequence ATGAAATTAAATAGACTTTGTTATGCCTGTGATCTTATTAATGATGCCGGGCTTATTGAAGAGTATGAAACTTATCATCAAAAGATTTGGCCAGAAATAGAAAAAAGTATTCTTGAGGCAGGCATTGCCGATATGGAAATTTACCGATGTGGAAACCGCCTTTTTATGATTACCGAAACTTCAGCCGATTTTGATCCTGAGGTTAAAAAACAAATGGATCTTGATAACCCAAAAGTGCAGGAATGGGAAAATTTAATGTGGAATTATCAACAGGCCATCCCGTTTGCTCATGAGGGCGAAAAATGGATCCCTATGAAACGAATTTTTAAGCTTTAG
- the fucP gene encoding L-fucose:H+ symporter permease, which produces MEKKESKVPVVAKSVLLPFILITSLFALWGFANDITNPMVSAFKKVLELDNFQASLVQLAFYGGYFTMALPAAIFVNRFSYKKGVLLGLGLYAIGALLFYPAAAYEEFGFFLAALYILTFGLAFLETTANPYILSMGAEKTATQRLNLAQAFNPMGALLGLIVAQKFILASLQSDDLLPDGTTVYSTLGEEAKAVVRTADLAVIRDPYVLLGIVVIGFLLVISLVNMPQNAHQETKVKIWGAIKRLFKSRKFTGGVIAQAFYVGAQIMCWTYLYQYAESFGIDNTKAVNYGIAALVVFLIGRWVGTGLLKYIDSGKLLLFFALGASIATLITILVPGMIGLIALVSISFFMSIMFPTIYGIALEGQGEDAKFGAAFLVMAIVGGALMPTLQGLILDLGGAGYTDVQILGVPEVNFSFILPLVCFIIIGIYGRDVYKKYNLETTL; this is translated from the coding sequence ATGGAAAAAAAAGAATCTAAAGTGCCCGTGGTAGCCAAATCGGTACTACTGCCATTCATCTTAATCACTTCTTTATTTGCATTGTGGGGTTTCGCAAACGATATCACAAACCCCATGGTTTCTGCTTTTAAAAAAGTACTGGAGCTTGATAATTTTCAGGCTTCGCTCGTACAGCTTGCATTTTACGGTGGCTATTTTACCATGGCACTACCGGCGGCAATTTTTGTAAACCGCTTTTCTTATAAAAAAGGAGTTTTGCTTGGCCTTGGCCTTTACGCTATAGGAGCATTACTTTTTTATCCTGCCGCAGCCTATGAGGAGTTTGGTTTCTTTCTGGCTGCGCTTTACATTTTAACCTTTGGCCTGGCTTTTTTAGAAACCACGGCAAATCCATATATCCTGTCTATGGGAGCCGAAAAAACCGCGACCCAACGTCTTAATCTTGCTCAGGCTTTTAATCCTATGGGCGCGCTGTTGGGCCTGATTGTTGCCCAGAAGTTTATTCTAGCTTCCCTGCAATCAGATGACCTGTTACCTGATGGGACTACGGTTTATTCTACGCTGGGGGAAGAAGCTAAGGCTGTTGTTCGTACAGCTGATCTGGCCGTGATACGTGATCCTTATGTTTTATTAGGGATTGTGGTAATAGGCTTTTTATTGGTAATCAGTCTTGTGAATATGCCGCAAAATGCACATCAGGAAACCAAGGTAAAGATATGGGGGGCAATTAAACGTCTTTTTAAGTCACGTAAATTTACTGGAGGAGTTATCGCACAGGCGTTTTATGTAGGAGCACAGATTATGTGCTGGACCTATTTATACCAGTATGCAGAATCATTTGGTATTGATAATACCAAAGCGGTCAATTATGGGATAGCCGCTCTTGTGGTTTTTCTTATTGGTAGATGGGTAGGAACCGGTTTACTAAAGTATATAGATTCCGGTAAATTATTGTTGTTTTTTGCGCTGGGTGCTTCTATCGCAACCTTGATTACGATTTTGGTACCGGGAATGATAGGTTTAATCGCATTAGTTTCTATTTCTTTCTTTATGTCGATTATGTTTCCCACAATCTACGGGATAGCACTTGAGGGGCAGGGAGAAGATGCTAAATTTGGTGCTGCTTTTTTGGTGATGGCTATTGTGGGAGGTGCGTTAATGCCTACCCTGCAGGGATTAATTCTAGATCTGGGGGGCGCAGGCTATACCGACGTTCAGATTTTAGGTGTCCCCGAAGTCAATTTTTCGTTTATTCTGCCGCTGGTTTGTTTTATAATTATCGGTATTTATGGCAGGGATGTTTACAAAAAATATAATTTAGAAACTACCTTATGA
- a CDS encoding SDR family oxidoreductase, translating to MNLNLKDKIIVVTGSAGMPGSIGHNIIFALASEGAIPVLLDRNARGFEYESQLREQGLDSKFYQTDLSDADQIKTSIEKLSAHYGRIDAIINNVGVNDGVSLEDSVEDFMYSLKLNLVSFYATVKYALPLLKKSRGNILNVGSKVAITGQGGTSGYAAAKGGVLGLTREWAVDLIKYGIRSNALIIAESYTPAYENWIETLDDGAEKLKAIKKTIPFENRMTTTQEIADTVLFTISEKSSHTTGQFIFVDGGYVHLDRALLPAKN from the coding sequence ATGAATTTAAATTTAAAAGATAAAATCATTGTAGTGACCGGTTCGGCCGGAATGCCAGGAAGCATAGGTCATAATATTATTTTCGCTTTAGCGTCAGAAGGAGCAATCCCGGTTTTGTTAGATCGAAATGCCCGCGGTTTTGAATATGAAAGTCAGCTGCGCGAACAAGGATTAGATAGTAAATTTTACCAAACCGACTTGTCTGATGCAGATCAAATTAAAACTTCGATTGAAAAACTTTCGGCGCACTACGGGCGCATTGATGCTATTATTAATAATGTGGGAGTGAACGATGGCGTTTCGCTCGAAGACTCAGTAGAAGATTTTATGTATTCACTTAAGCTGAATCTCGTAAGCTTTTACGCTACTGTTAAATATGCTTTGCCTTTATTGAAAAAAAGCAGGGGTAATATTCTAAACGTGGGATCCAAAGTAGCGATAACCGGGCAGGGAGGAACTTCAGGATATGCTGCAGCTAAAGGGGGGGTGCTTGGATTAACGCGTGAATGGGCTGTAGATTTAATTAAATACGGCATCCGTAGCAATGCGCTTATTATTGCTGAAAGTTATACACCGGCTTACGAAAACTGGATTGAAACCTTAGATGATGGTGCCGAAAAACTTAAAGCTATAAAGAAAACCATTCCCTTTGAAAACAGGATGACCACTACTCAGGAAATTGCAGATACGGTTTTGTTTACCATTTCTGAAAAATCTTCACATACTACCGGTCAGTTTATTTTTGTTGATGGAGGGTATGTACATCTGGATCGCGCACTGCTTCCGGCTAAAAACTAG
- a CDS encoding amidohydrolase family protein, giving the protein MIIDTHQHFWYYNPVNHDWIDDEMAAIRRDFLPEDLKQVYKEHDITGCIAVQADQTLEENSFLLNLAHKHDFIKGVIGWVDFQSDSVQNELEYYAEMPLMKGYRHVVQGEPDNSFLLRKSFLNGISKLKNTGAVYEILVFSHQLPAVLEFIKLFPEQQFVIDHMAKPYIKEGYIDSWALLMRAIAKHENVSCKISGMITEADYKTWKTIDLMPYVNVVLEAFGPQRIVYGSDWPVCLVAGSYAQVLNVSRDFAGQLSKEERELFFYKNAQRIYTI; this is encoded by the coding sequence ATGATCATAGACACCCATCAACATTTTTGGTATTACAATCCTGTCAATCATGACTGGATCGATGATGAGATGGCGGCAATACGCCGCGACTTCCTTCCAGAGGATTTAAAACAGGTTTACAAAGAACATGATATTACAGGTTGTATTGCCGTACAGGCTGATCAAACTCTTGAGGAAAATAGTTTTTTACTAAACCTTGCCCATAAGCATGATTTTATAAAAGGAGTCATAGGTTGGGTAGATTTTCAAAGTGATTCTGTACAAAATGAGTTGGAATATTATGCGGAAATGCCTTTGATGAAAGGCTATCGACACGTGGTACAGGGAGAGCCGGATAATTCTTTTTTACTTCGGAAATCTTTTTTAAATGGTATTTCTAAATTGAAAAATACGGGTGCTGTATACGAGATTTTAGTTTTTTCGCATCAGCTTCCGGCGGTACTTGAATTTATAAAATTATTTCCTGAGCAGCAATTCGTAATTGATCATATGGCTAAACCCTATATCAAGGAGGGGTATATAGACTCCTGGGCGTTATTGATGCGTGCTATCGCAAAACACGAAAATGTAAGTTGCAAAATTTCAGGAATGATCACTGAAGCCGATTATAAAACCTGGAAAACCATTGATCTTATGCCATACGTAAATGTGGTATTGGAGGCATTTGGTCCGCAACGAATTGTATATGGTTCAGACTGGCCGGTATGTCTGGTTGCCGGTAGTTATGCCCAGGTCTTAAACGTATCCAGGGATTTTGCCGGACAGCTCTCTAAAGAGGAACGCGAACTTTTTTTCTATAAAAATGCCCAGCGCATTTATACTATATAA
- a CDS encoding zinc-binding alcohol dehydrogenase family protein codes for MNYIVCQEPGTFLLKEGDMPQPKEGESLLRIRKIGICGTDIHAFGGTQPYFNYPRVLGHELAAEYVSGKAKGFKKGDAVSFIPYFNCGTCVACRNGLTNCCSSIQVFGVHIDGGMAEYVVVPDAYLLHGEGLDFDELALVEPLAIAAHGIRRAGVRAGETVLVMGAGPIGIGLIQFAQQVGAQVIVLDVNTHRLDFCKNELGVWAKINPLDENVIERLSALTNGDMPTVVIDATGNRKVMNNAFQYLAHGGRYVLVGLQKGELVFSHPEFHKRESTLMSSRNATREDFEYVIESIKSGKINPKKYITHRINFKDLPADFETLMAPENNVIKALVELNE; via the coding sequence ATGAATTATATTGTTTGTCAGGAACCCGGTACATTTTTATTAAAAGAAGGGGATATGCCGCAGCCTAAAGAAGGAGAGTCTCTTTTGCGGATTCGTAAAATAGGGATTTGTGGTACCGATATCCATGCCTTTGGCGGGACACAGCCTTACTTTAATTATCCGCGTGTTTTAGGACACGAGCTTGCAGCAGAATATGTGTCTGGAAAAGCAAAAGGTTTTAAAAAAGGAGATGCTGTAAGTTTTATTCCGTATTTTAATTGCGGAACTTGTGTGGCCTGCCGCAATGGATTAACCAATTGCTGTAGTTCTATTCAGGTTTTTGGGGTGCATATAGATGGCGGCATGGCCGAGTATGTTGTAGTGCCCGATGCCTATTTGTTACATGGCGAAGGTCTTGATTTTGATGAACTTGCTCTGGTAGAACCACTAGCAATCGCAGCTCATGGCATACGCCGGGCAGGAGTAAGAGCGGGAGAAACGGTTTTGGTTATGGGAGCAGGGCCTATAGGTATTGGCTTGATTCAGTTTGCACAACAAGTAGGGGCGCAAGTGATCGTGCTTGATGTGAATACACATCGTCTTGATTTTTGCAAGAATGAACTGGGCGTTTGGGCCAAGATAAATCCCTTGGATGAGAATGTGATAGAGCGATTGTCAGCACTAACCAATGGTGATATGCCTACCGTCGTCATTGATGCTACAGGTAACCGTAAGGTGATGAATAATGCTTTTCAATATCTTGCACACGGTGGTCGATATGTACTGGTAGGTTTACAAAAAGGTGAACTTGTCTTTAGTCATCCTGAATTCCATAAACGTGAATCAACCCTTATGAGTAGCCGTAATGCAACTCGAGAGGATTTTGAATATGTGATCGAAAGTATTAAAAGCGGGAAAATCAACCCAAAGAAGTATATCACGCATCGCATTAACTTTAAAGACCTGCCTGCAGATTTTGAAACTTTAATGGCTCCAGAGAATAATGTAATCAAGGCTCTGGTTGAACTTAATGAATAA
- a CDS encoding alpha-L-fucosidase, with the protein MKRRSAIKLGGLATAGLYLSPHLASANFFNTEEREPFLPNWDSLSKYTAPSWFRDAKFGMWAHWGPQCEPEAGDWYARGMYQEGTWQYKSHLENYGHPSKFGFKDVINVWKADNWDPQELVSLYKKAGAKYFMAMANHHDNLDLWDSTYQPKWNSVKMGPQKDIIAGWEKAARKEGLPFALSVHAAHAWSWFETSQRADKNGPLAGVPYDGNLRLEDGEGTWWEGIDPQELYAQNHPLSEDSYDNGKIHSQWNWGNGVTPPSDEYCEKFYNRTIELIDKFNPDLLYFDDTALPLWPVSNVGLEIAAYLYNKSLDRQGNPQSVITGKILDKEQRKALVWDIEKGQSNTIEPLPWQTDTCIGSWHYDKGVYRDKRYKTAKQVIHSLIDVVSKNGNLMLNIPVKGDGSIDELERAIVEEIGVWMNLNGDSIYGTRPWKIFGEGPQQESAAALTAQGFNEGKGKAFTSQDIRFVTKGDKLYATVMSWPDDGKVIIKSLKSGSQYHKNQVKKVKLVSSGKNLKFKQSTEGLEVYFPQEQSDLSYANPLEIS; encoded by the coding sequence ATGAAACGTAGAAGTGCAATCAAATTAGGAGGTTTAGCTACTGCCGGACTTTACTTAAGCCCACACCTGGCTAGCGCAAATTTTTTTAATACAGAAGAACGAGAGCCCTTTTTACCCAATTGGGATTCTTTATCAAAATATACAGCCCCCTCTTGGTTTAGAGATGCCAAGTTTGGGATGTGGGCACATTGGGGACCTCAGTGCGAGCCTGAAGCCGGAGATTGGTATGCAAGAGGGATGTACCAGGAGGGAACTTGGCAATACAAGTCACATCTTGAAAACTATGGGCATCCATCAAAATTTGGCTTTAAAGATGTGATCAATGTTTGGAAAGCAGATAACTGGGATCCGCAAGAACTGGTGAGTCTTTATAAAAAAGCCGGGGCTAAATACTTTATGGCCATGGCCAATCATCACGATAATCTTGACTTGTGGGACAGTACCTATCAGCCTAAATGGAATTCTGTTAAAATGGGGCCGCAAAAAGATATAATAGCCGGCTGGGAAAAAGCTGCCCGTAAAGAGGGGCTCCCTTTTGCTTTAAGTGTACATGCGGCTCATGCCTGGAGTTGGTTTGAAACCTCCCAGCGTGCAGATAAAAACGGACCTCTGGCGGGAGTACCCTATGATGGTAATTTGCGCTTAGAGGACGGGGAAGGAACCTGGTGGGAAGGTATAGATCCACAGGAATTGTATGCACAAAATCATCCTTTAAGTGAAGATAGTTATGATAACGGGAAAATACACAGTCAATGGAACTGGGGGAATGGTGTTACTCCACCTTCTGATGAATACTGTGAAAAATTTTACAATCGTACTATTGAGCTTATTGATAAATTTAATCCTGATCTATTATATTTTGATGATACAGCTTTGCCTTTATGGCCGGTGAGTAACGTAGGTCTTGAGATAGCAGCATACCTGTATAATAAAAGCCTTGACAGGCAGGGCAACCCGCAAAGTGTAATCACCGGTAAAATTCTGGATAAAGAGCAGCGCAAAGCATTGGTGTGGGATATTGAAAAAGGACAGAGTAATACTATTGAACCTTTACCCTGGCAAACCGATACCTGTATAGGTAGCTGGCATTATGATAAAGGGGTTTATCGCGACAAGCGCTATAAAACAGCTAAGCAGGTTATTCATAGTCTTATTGACGTGGTAAGTAAAAACGGTAATTTGATGCTTAATATCCCTGTAAAGGGAGATGGAAGTATTGATGAATTAGAGCGGGCTATTGTTGAAGAAATAGGAGTGTGGATGAATTTAAATGGAGATAGCATTTATGGAACCCGACCGTGGAAAATTTTTGGAGAAGGACCTCAACAGGAAAGTGCAGCTGCGTTAACAGCTCAGGGTTTTAACGAAGGTAAAGGCAAAGCCTTTACTTCACAGGATATTAGATTTGTTACTAAAGGAGATAAACTCTACGCTACGGTAATGAGTTGGCCCGACGACGGAAAAGTGATTATAAAATCGCTAAAATCAGGTTCGCAATATCACAAGAATCAAGTTAAAAAAGTAAAACTGGTAAGTAGCGGTAAAAACCTAAAGTTTAAGCAAAGCACCGAGGGACTCGAGGTTTATTTTCCGCAGGAACAGTCAGACCTATCTTATGCGAACCCTTTGGAGATCAGTTAA